tacacatttgaagattttgtttatattatgcttttaatttgatgGTTAAAAAGCTACAGAGTCACAAAACTCTATGGAGATTTTTGGTGAATGATGAGGACCAGCATCTCCACTTGCTATGAGTCTTTGTTTATTCTAAGATTGTATGAATTAACTATTTCTTCAGTGCTATGGTAGTGTAAGTCAATTCAGTTTTCAAGTAATGTTACATCAAAACTGTTTCACTTTCCATTTGAtcatcacaaaacattttttaaagcccCTCAAACCTGaaaaatcttaaatatttctctgtataatattaaatattcatggcTGAAAAAGTAACGATAAAGAAACCAACCCATAAGTATTATTTATTACAGGTGTGAAacttaaaaacacttaaaaaagcTAATCCGCTACTGAGTGGGTgtgttttaatcaaattttacaGATATAAATCaagtgaaataaccaaaacagtttgaactttggcagaaaatggTGCATTTATCTTGGACTCCATTGCTCATCATTAGGAAAATGACTGAGAAAATAGGTTTTCGTGACCTTTTAAAAGAACACAAGAGGGCGCAAGATCCTAAGGGGACATCCAGCTACTCAGCTCCAGTGTTTTGTGTCCGTTCTGCAGGATAAAAGTTGAATGAATTTACTGAAAGCATACACTACGTATCAAGCATGCATTTTTCTGTACCTTATGAAGTTTATTTGAGAATAGCTATAAATGACAGCCTTCATATTTCTAAAGTTAAACATTTATTgttgaaaagataaaataataaccacaagaaagagaaattttaaaaagcagtcTTGTCTGTAGTACCACACAGTGCACAGTGCTTGAAGTCTTAAGCTTGGTTACAGCTGAGCAACCGTACAGTATATCCAGCTTTAATGCTTAGAAATTTGAAACTACTGTAAGTGAAATACAAGAGCCAGGCCTATGtatgcctctttctctcttgtgcTCTTccccacacacatgcagtcataCAATTGAGTCCAGTGTTCAAACTGGACTTGGAAAGCAGTAGTGTTTGTTAAGTGAACCTCATTAAAAGCTTTCTTAAGCCAATGTTTATGAGAGTTGTGGGAAGAGTATTAACATAAGTTGTTTATATATGCCGTGATTCTGCTGTTATGAttgtcatattttaaataaGTGATTATAAATAACATATCTATTAATATAAAGTTTTCCCAGGAAAATAATTGGCCTTCCTACTGAATTACACAGAGAGGCTGGTACAAGACCGAGGAGGAGTACTATCTGCTACTCTTCAGTATTGCTGTCTGTGGTCTGCGCTTCATCAGCTTCAGCCTGGAGCATTGCTGGTGCCCTGTAGACCGTGGTGGCATTGTGCAGCTCTGTTGGCTGCTTTCATACACTTTCTATCATCCCTTTTTCTACAATGGACCCATTATCACATACAAAGACTACATTGAGCAGGTAAGAGAGAGCCAGTGAAGGCAACTCCTGAAGTGAAATTTTGTCTGGAGGAGGCTGAGACTGTTCGGTGCTCCTGGTAGGATATTAATGAGAAATCTTGCTCGGACTGTAACTCGAATTTTTCAGATTTGTAGAGAAATAGACACCTTTGTTTTTggtctgatgtttgtttgtaaatCATTTCTGTAATATTTATGCCTCCTTTTTTAATACCCGTCCTTGGAGTACATGGGAAcgttcatacagtatgtgttacgatttttttagttaaatcatggttgtagtttttttttttttggttgtgaAGATTTAACTAGCAGCCCTTAATAACATGCTCACTATCTACACTTGCAGATGCGGAGGCCTGCTGAGGAGAGTGACAGGGACAAATCTGCTTTCAGTTACTTTGTGCTCAGATCAGGACGGATCATACTGTGGTGGTGCATTGCAGAATACATGATCCATGTCATGTACATGCACTCCATCCAGTCTAATGAGACCTACTTAGAAATTCTTCCTCCTTGGGCCTTGGGTAAGTATTTATATGTACTTCTAGGCTTCCATGTACAGTAATAAGTATGTTCTGCTTTAATGTTTCCCTGCCACTTCAGACacacatttaacatgtttatgaGATGCagaatttaaaaacacattaccCCCACTGGATTTCACTAGTTCTGATATTCATCAGATATGCTGATTACTGAGTTACTTAGTGGCCTCGATTCATAATCCAGTTGTTATGATCTGTGCtgtgattatttttgtattttaatatttccattaaatgacagaaatggaGGCTGTGAAGTCAGTAAGTCACAAATTGGAGCTGTAATTAGCCAGGTTATGTAATCTCTTTGTGTACagcctctctgtgtctttgcaAGACACAGCTCGGACATTTTGGGAGGTTTATGTAATTTACATAGATGTCTACGGATACTCTTCATGTGCAGCTTCATCCAGATAATTTTATATGATTAGAGGCACCTCTTGGATTTTATAGTTATATCCTAGTGGCCCCCTAGTGGCCATAAGCATGCATGGAAAGGTTTATAGACAAACTGAATCATGATCCTTCACTgtaatgcaattttttttgactgttatggTTTCTTAGCATCTTTAagactttctgtctcttttaaTGTCAGCCGTGAATGACAttgcaaagtaaaaatatagGAGAATGGTATTTGGAAAGTACAGaactataaaaaaaactcagaAGCAAAGAAATTTTAGTTTGAacgcctcctcttcctctgttacAGGTGGTCTGGCCCTGGCCCTCGTCCAGTTCTTCTATGTGAAGTATCTTGTTCTCTTTGGCTTGCCGTCCATGCTGGCCACTCTGGATAAGCTAGTTCCCCCAAACCTTCCACGTTGTGTCAGCATCATGTATAGTTTCACAGGGATGTGGAGGTAAGATCATACGGAGGAACAAACTCCAGTCAACACTGCTGACCTGATAGTACAGTAACCTACAGTATTTTGTTTGTGATGCAGCATTCTTTAACACTTCATTGGCTGCAGTAAAGTGTGCTTGAAGGAAAGGTACATTTAATGTCAAGTGCTCTAAGTGTTCACTGTGCTTTGGCAATCAGATTCAGACTGGGCATAGTGAATTGTCTCATCATCTGTCATTACTGGCAATCAGAACAATAGGTCACCTCCACACTGGGAACATTACATCCGTCTTTCAGACTCAAGCTGAAATGGTTTGTTCTCTGGGACAGAGCCTACATTTGCAGCCcaaatcttttctgtttttcttcttaaagatcccttccagacatgtattaagacatacaaAATACATAACATACAATAACGTGTGTCTGATATGGCCTGGCAGAAAACTAAAGGGGCGTTTGCAGTCAGGGCCCTGAGGTGCTGGAAAGGTCTGCCTGAGGAAATCAGGTCGGCTGAGTCAGTGATCTCTTTTAAGTCCcttcttaaaacatacttttatctGAGAGGTTTTCCTGATTTTACatgagttttattttcttttaactgtcttttatttcctttaaaaaatatatatatttctattctTGCCTTTTCCTGcactgaattgtttttttatacacCAGATAGTTTTTATCTGTTCTTTTTAGAACCTGATGaaggttttattttgctgccttTGTAAAGCACACGGTAACGTGGACTTTtgaaagtgctctataaataacaatcattattgttattattattattattattattattattattattattattattattattattatattactattattatatggtttttccacaaaaaagttctaATTACCACGTTATAATAAATGACATCtgtactccttctccctcattaaaaattccagaatctataaatatgtaaatattttatctcagaggtttaactgctggacataagatgtctcctacttcactgtaaagtccatttttAGTGTAtgtacactggaggcttcaagtttccacctAACACTTATGTAAGatgaatactggaccaggattggcttctaAACTTGATGATGATGTAACAAATCATGCTCttaggcccgccccttaaaatcggattttcaatgagcacaaaaaaagaaactttccattttcaagcagatggatgtgaaaaagacatttttgagtggaaggggactttcAGTAAAAACAGATTGTAGCAGTATTGCTAAGAGAACAGTTAATGATGAACCACAACATAACCATacatgttaaaatcaccaaaaagAGTGCCAATTAGAGATGTGTGTCAGTTTTTATGTATAACATGCTCCAGTATATCGGCATAAAAAAGAATTTTACATAACTTTTCAGATGAATTTTTTAAGTCAGTAGTGTTTTATAGACACATGCACACCTCATATTGAGTCCTATTAATTATTTCTGTCACACCCACCTCAGCAGAGAGTGGAGAGTCAATGATGATTGCTACTTTTATTAAGCTCATGATAAGCCTCTGTTACTGTACAAAGCAAAAGGACAGACTATGCCAGGTTTATACTGAAGGGGTCACAATTGCATAAGTTAATGAACACAGACATTGCAGTGCTTGTTACACAGAGATAAAGCACCTTAATCAGCAAGACTTATAAAAAGACTAAATTCAACAAAGTTTCCACTGCTTGGATGAATATCCAGGTGCATTCTGCAGTGAAAATTTGTGTCACAGTGTCATATGTTTGTACTGTTTACCTTCGACATCATCCTCCAGGATGCAtgccaaaaatgaaaaagacttTTAGCTGATTTCCTGCATTTCCTGCACATGTATACCTCACaatatacaattaaaataaaaaataaaaaactgttaCAGTATCTGGAGAATAAATGCTATGAGTAAAAAATCTTGTACACAAGGAGTGAAAAAATGGCAAGTGTTTAATATCCTAGTGAGAGTAGAGtatctgtttttaaatctaATTAATAATGAGAAACTACTCCCTTAATTAAGAGCACATAAAGCTGAAAGATGGaaagttgtgtgttttgttttgcagtaaAGATGTGTTGGCTACAGACTAGATTGACCAATGTGCTGACACTGATGCACTTCAGTCCCATCCTGCATGTGCTGAGCTGGCCGATGTTGACAACATTGATGGAATGCATAAAGCTGTCCACTGACATCATTGACGAAACAGCCGCAGTTTATAGGCAGCGctggggaggaaaaaaaaaaaacagcaacaacaacaaaaaaaacagaaacgcTTTTTCTAATCTTCTTAATGACAAAGAGCAGGCACACCAACACACATGCATCATGTTTCCTTTACATGCCTCAGTTTATGTGACGCCTGGTGCTCAGGTGTTTCTTACTCTGTGCTATATTATTATGTAAATTTGTGACTCAaatatcattctttttttttgtcctcttcaCTCTTAGGCATTTTGACGAGGGCCTGTATCGATGGCTCATCAGGTAAGAGGCACTTGATGAGCGGTGGACAGACTAATTCACATGTTAATGCTTACTAAAGATGTTGAAtttaatcaaaatcaaaagcTCTCTATCAGAATATCTATTTACATGTCTACTTGTTTGTATATGTAGCTATCTATAATTTAATTTCCTTATATTTAGAGTAGCATGTGTTTAATCTCATGTTATTTATTGCACACTGAAAGAGCTCATTTCCGGCAGGGCATTGAACTCATCAGTTGAAATCCCTTAAAACAGGTGCCATTCTACAGCTGCCTGCCCGCATGTTTCATCATAATAGACAAGGATGCTGCATTTGCATGTAGGCTTTCTCATGATTATGAGGTCGCATGTTGTTGGTGAACAGTTCCACTGTTGTGTTACAGCTCGTGCACCCTGGAGAAATGCCTCCTTGTTTAATATGTGCATATGTAAAAGGAGCATTATGTGTTTGCTCACTTGTACTTTGGACAACGCACATTAGTTCGTCTGCTTTTAATGATGCACACTCGACTGAATGCGGCCTATTGGGAGTTTATGGTCCAGTTGGTAGACGAGGGTTGCTACGTTAAGGCAACAGTGCAGTTCCACGGTTGTCAGAGAACGCACTGTGATGttatgtgaaaatgttcccTTGTCTCGGTTATTGTTTGCtaattaatgtttgtgttgactaggtttttttctgttgtttgacaCGTTTGGTAATGTACATTTAAATCTGCTTTTCAGGTGTTAAAGATGAGTTTAGAATGAAATATGGCATATCAGACTGTTAAAGTGTCTCTAATCAATTTACTCAAGATCCCAGAATTTAAATTGCAAATGCAAGTTTCCATTTTAATCTGTGTCCATTGGAAATTGTTTTCTCCTGCTTAATGGCATCACTTGCAATTATCCTGCTGCAGATGCGAAACGATACCCATGACACAATGCCCCGACGTTCCTTCTTGTGAAAGTGCttttaaagagattttaatGCAGTTCTGAAATTCTGTTGAAATTGTCTGAAGAGCGCTAGATGAGTGCGTAGGTGTTAAATGATGTGCTCTACATGACTCACTGACACCCCGTCTCCCTGGGCTGCTAAGTGGCTCATCCTTCACCATTCCATTATGCTTTCCCCTGCCTGTATGCCGCTGTGTCTCAGGTTCTCTGTTTCACTCACAAACAGTTATTGGGCAAACAGAAGAGCTCTTACTGGTTGTTTGATTGAGTTATTGCAGCTACAGTACATATGAGAAGGAGTGTTTGATTCCAAATCCTGggattatattatatatatatatatatgtatatatatatatatatatatatatatatatatatatatatatatatatatatatatatataatattagttgtaaataaaaaagtggGGGCATAGGTTGGGTTGGGTGGGGAACAGAAAGTGCACTCAGGGACCAATAATAATAGCTAATAGCTATAGAGTTAATTCCTCCTGTCAGCGTATAAAGCTGATATGCATGTTATTTGCACCATCTGCCTGCAGTGGTCATTTGTTACATAACACGTTGATTATTCAGGTATTAATGTATATCTCCAAATTATCATATTTTGATTAACATCTGTTTAGAATCCATCtagatttaaataatttaaatagaGGGATAGACTCTCAGTATATTTAGGTATTCAGTTTGCTCTTGCTCTAACATTAACGCTCCATCTGTTTTTGCACCTACTTTCATCCTCTAATACGGCCAAGCTGGCCACTCTATTTAAGGCTCAGAAAATGCTGGCTCATCTTTCAGGGACATTGATTAGCCACAGGATGGCTGAGATAATTAGTTCCCAGCTCAGCAACACTAGACAGATCGTGATGTTTGTTTCCAAGTGTGTTGGAGTGATGTTGCATGTTGAGACACTCAGTACCTCTGGGACAGACGAGGTTCTCACAGTATCTGAGACCAGTTTCCTTCACGCCGTGCACCACATTCTTTACTGATTGGTGGGATATTATTCACCTCAAGTGGGCTTTCACATGGATATACTATTGCTATTTTTGTACCGCATATAGTGTAATCTCATTTAAACCTCTTGCAAAATTACATGCACGAGCTATGTGGTAGATATTTTCTGTTTGATAAATTAccgtgtgtacatgtgtatccACAATTTGTGAACCGAAATGTTTAAATCAGACCTCATCTTCCCACAACAAGACAACAGAGCCAGCTGAAGTGGTGAAAGTGCCCACGTAGGAAACCAATTTGACGCAGGAAGTGGGTTAAATGTGTGTTGAGGGTTTATTTGtgaatcacagaaaaaaacacttcgGAATCATTAACCCAGTCACGGCACTATTAACAACTTGGCAGAATTAATATTCCCTGGAGTGCCTCTATTTTCGTACTGGACGTCAGAGCGTTGTTGATTAAAAATCAATGAAGGGGACATGATAATTTCTGTGACAGGTGCTCGGTGCATTGTGGTGCCATATTTAACCCCCTTTGTGTTACATCTGCATAATTCACTGGCTGCAGTAGtaaagaaaaatactgaaattgtCTCGATAAACTGTATTTACAGCTATCATTATTTTACTATTTGTTTAAGCACATTATTTATTGGACGGGTTGTGATCTcctttgtaacattttattcattgtgaTTGCGttcaaaagctgttttttttaatgtaatcatTACTCATGTTTCAGATACATCTATGTGCCGTTGGGAGGTTCACGGCATGGTCTTCTATACAAAATGTTGTCCACTGGCCTGGCGTTTGGATTCGTCTGCCTATGGCATGGTGGCCATGACTACTTACAGTACTGGGCCCTGATGAATTGGGTTGGAGTTCTGGTGGAAAATGGACTGAAGTCTCTCTTTGCCTCATCTTTTATTCACTCCGTTGTTGTAAGTTTGAAATCCAAGCATTTACAAAAACTCTACATTCAAAGAGATTACAATAGTATGTAGATATAATTCCCTTGTTATTCTATCGATTGGATGTTCAATTAAAATGTGTGGACATGGTCTAATCTTTCCTGTAGCTAGAAATAAATGGGGTCATATAATCTGATTTAATAAGAGATAATGCCTGGAGCTGCTTCAGTACAGCAAGTACAGATAGGAGACAAACTGGTTGGATCCTGTCAGATCTAATTGGCATGTAACGCCCAACAGTAATGTGAGTAAAAATCTATTTCCAATACATTAGCAATGGACACTTTCAGGCTACTTTTGCTTCTTTGGCCTCTAGCCGTGAGAGAGATTCATGTTCTCAAAAATAGTAATAAGGTCTGATGGCCTACTGTGTAATCCTGCTTGTTTATTAGTGCCAGGTGCtttgttgttctttctttctcagatTTACAATGAAAATCTCTTGCGGTCCTCCTGCAattaacttatttatttactgatttCCCAGGAGCAGAATTTCTCTGCAGCAATGAAAAGGCGTTGCATTGCCCTTCTCTCTGCCTTCTCCACCGCCATGCTCATCCTCTCTAATCTGGTATTCCTTGGGGGGATACATGTTGGCAGAATCTTCTGGAAGCGCGTCTTCATTCAAGGTAAATTGCCTTCCACAACACTCACACAATAGGATTTGTGAGTGCCTTTATTTGCAGGATTGTTTTAGCTGGCATTTCCAAATTCGATCCCAATGTAGAGTATCAgtcatttggtgttttaattTGACAGATGAGTTGCGTTGTTTCTGTAGGATTCATTCTCCTCCAGTAAATATaataaagtgatttaaaatgctgctgttcAATAGAGGTTTATATTTAGCAGTATTTGCAGTGGATGTTTAGGCTGTGGATATACTGAGGCATTTTATGCATCTGCATGTCTCCCAAATAGAGAGACATCTGCTCTGTGGTTGTGCCAGTCCCTGTACTGCTCCCCGTGTCTTTATTTGGCTCATTTGGTACCTAAAGCAAAATGGCAGTACCTCCTGAAGCCTGTCTACACATGATAAGCAGTCTGAGCTTCACTCACCACTGGGCTGGGCACAGATTAGGTGCAGAGAGCTCAGCTCAATACTGACACGTCATCATATATTTagattatttaataaaataacagttaaattattgctgaataaaatacacaattttTTGCCACATAGGGGCAGTGAAACTGGCTGTAAATGCAACATATTACCCCATAAAGTTGGCACATGGGTTATGTGTTACTAAACAGTGGCCTATTTactcatccagcagacacagcaacctggcattcatttagagtcgtgtttctggtCATTCGAATGTaacaatatttactctccttgtAGCTC
This genomic stretch from Thunnus albacares chromosome 14, fThuAlb1.1, whole genome shotgun sequence harbors:
- the hhat gene encoding protein-cysteine N-palmitoyltransferase HHAT isoform X1, which gives rise to MTSKLKAQLAPLPWTEILVYWVLSFGSHLYSFYELHRFSKEHEAGIERGFLLEKGLLQGFKRDLSDFEWSFWTEWAKKSLLWTLIGHGAISRLSSIFYPEFRIPALTIYGVLAASSVLGIKGVGVLLLHLGLSFSVAQLRKPALSWVCNLLLLCTLHIQPLQEIQRGWYKTEEEYYLLLFSIAVCGLRFISFSLEHCWCPVDRGGIVQLCWLLSYTFYHPFFYNGPIITYKDYIEQMRRPAEESDRDKSAFSYFVLRSGRIILWWCIAEYMIHVMYMHSIQSNETYLEILPPWALGGLALALVQFFYVKYLVLFGLPSMLATLDKLVPPNLPRCVSIMYSFTGMWRHFDEGLYRWLIRYIYVPLGGSRHGLLYKMLSTGLAFGFVCLWHGGHDYLQYWALMNWVGVLVENGLKSLFASSFIHSVVEQNFSAAMKRRCIALLSAFSTAMLILSNLVFLGGIHVGRIFWKRVFIQGWSTIAPPMLAFLYCFAQIGLEWTSHPS
- the hhat gene encoding protein-cysteine N-palmitoyltransferase HHAT isoform X2 translates to MTSKLKAQLAPLPWTEILVYWVLSFGSHLYSFYELHRFSKEHEAGIERGFLLEKGLLQGFKRDLSDFEWSFWTEWAKKSLLWTLIGHGAISRLSSIFYPEFRIPALTIYGVLAASSVLGIKGVGVLLLHLGLSFSVAQLRKPALSWVCNLLLLCTLHIQPLQEIQRGWYKTEEEYYLLLFSIAVCGLRFISFSLEHCWCPVDRGGIVQLCWLLSYTFYHPFFYNGPIITYKDYIEQMRRPAEESDRDKSAFSYFVLRSGRIILWWCIAEYMIHVMYMHSIQSNETYLEILPPWALGGLALALVQFFYVKYLVLFGLPSMLATLDKLVPPNLPRCVSIMYSFTGMWRHFDEGLYRWLIRYIYVPLGGSRHGLLYKMLSTGLAFGFVCLWHGGHDYLQYWALMNWVGVLVENGLKSLFASSFIHSVVLEINGVI